Proteins encoded in a region of the Rickettsia tillamookensis genome:
- a CDS encoding ABC-F family ATP-binding cassette domain-containing protein: MYIHKPIQIKDLELSFSHKTCFEDFTTTINYGSRIAIIGRNGSGKSTLLKMLLGNFEPTSGAIKTPEGAVFSYVPQLIDEPEGLSGGERFNEAMTKALSTHPNIFLLDEPTNHLDRRNRTSLMRMLQNYSGTLIIVSHDTELIRGCINSFWHIDNGKVQIFSGNYDNYVKEIRLKRAVIEAELSRLDHQKKDIHARLMQEQQRAAKSKNKGVKNLENNKWTKMSADFKVMKAEKSQGKKLKDIVDTKNQLIGQLSELRLPEIIIPKFSLNNSDIKDRVLMQVTNGSAGYEPHHPVLSNINLTVSSKARIAIMGDNGSGKTTLIKAILEDENIYKEGDWFVPSKADIGYLDQHYSTFDPNKSVFETIAELAPNWSKAEVRNHLNDFLFRKNEEVNNFISKLSGGEKARLSLAQIAACLPKLLILDEITNNLDLETKEHIVQVLKTYPGAMIVVSHDIDFLEKIEIKDFLTV, from the coding sequence GTGTACATACATAAACCAATCCAGATCAAAGATCTTGAGCTATCTTTTTCCCACAAAACTTGCTTTGAAGATTTTACTACCACAATAAATTATGGTAGTCGAATTGCTATTATTGGTCGTAACGGTAGCGGTAAATCAACCTTGCTTAAAATGTTACTAGGTAATTTTGAACCTACAAGCGGTGCTATAAAGACGCCGGAAGGTGCAGTATTTTCTTATGTGCCGCAACTAATTGATGAGCCTGAAGGTTTAAGCGGTGGTGAAAGGTTTAATGAAGCAATGACTAAGGCTTTAAGCACGCATCCTAATATTTTCCTTTTGGATGAGCCGACAAATCATCTAGATCGACGTAACCGCACGAGTTTAATGCGAATGCTACAAAATTATAGCGGTACTCTTATTATAGTTTCTCATGATACTGAGTTAATACGAGGTTGTATTAATAGCTTTTGGCATATTGATAATGGCAAGGTACAAATTTTTTCAGGTAATTATGATAATTATGTTAAAGAAATAAGGCTAAAAAGAGCAGTAATTGAAGCGGAACTCTCAAGGCTTGATCATCAAAAGAAAGATATACATGCTAGATTAATGCAAGAACAGCAAAGAGCTGCTAAGAGTAAAAATAAAGGGGTAAAAAACCTTGAGAATAATAAATGGACAAAAATGTCTGCTGATTTTAAAGTTATGAAAGCTGAAAAATCACAAGGCAAAAAGCTAAAAGATATAGTTGATACGAAAAATCAATTAATTGGGCAATTAAGTGAGTTGCGTTTGCCTGAAATTATTATTCCTAAATTTTCTTTAAATAACTCTGATATTAAAGACCGTGTGCTTATGCAGGTAACAAACGGCAGTGCCGGTTATGAACCACATCATCCTGTGTTATCAAATATTAATCTTACCGTTTCAAGTAAAGCCCGCATAGCAATTATGGGTGATAACGGTAGCGGAAAAACAACCTTAATTAAGGCAATTCTAGAAGATGAGAATATATATAAAGAGGGTGACTGGTTTGTACCGTCTAAAGCCGATATCGGTTATTTGGATCAGCATTATAGCACGTTTGACCCAAATAAATCAGTGTTTGAGACGATAGCAGAACTAGCACCGAATTGGTCTAAAGCGGAAGTTAGAAATCACTTAAACGATTTTCTATTTCGAAAAAATGAAGAGGTAAATAATTTTATTAGTAAACTCTCAGGAGGTGAAAAAGCAAGATTGAGCTTGGCTCAAATCGCAGCTTGCTTACCAAAACTGTTAATCCTTGACGAAATTACTAATAATCTTGATTTAGAGACAAAAGAGCATATAGTACAGGTTTTAAAAACATATCCCGGTGCTATGATTGTAGTTTCGCATGATATAGATTTTCTAGAAAAAATAGAGATAAAAGATTTTTTAACAGTTTAA
- a CDS encoding ABC-F family ATP-binding cassette domain-containing protein: MIIINDLAMSYDARILFTDVNLHIKNNKRYGLVGANGAGKTTFFKVLTKEEEPAFGDINIPKNSKVGCLKQDQFLYENTKIIDTVIAGNKELWKALQEKEEILSRQECSDEDGYKLGELEQIIYDNDGYTAEIFAANLLVGLGIAEKYHYEPLSALSGGYKLRVLLAQSLFNNPDILLLDEPTNHLDIISIYWLENYLKNSFKGILIFISHDLAFLNNVATDILDIDYGEIKPYTGNYDNFVQEKEIIAAQKLSERNFLEKKIENMQAWVDKFRAGTRARQSASREKQLEKIELPDIQKSSRISPLFRFKQLRNSGKLVLKIDQITKNFEDKQILNKVSFSVSRGEKIIIIGANGIGKSTLLKILMNKISADQGSYEWGYESQISYFVQDHHELLNENISIINWLKKQSEKETENTIRNTLGQVLFRSDEVNKNILSLSGGEGARLLLAKMMLEKSNILVLDEPTNHLDIESREALKKSLIDFEGTVILVTHDRDFAKSIATRIIALSHRKNIVDFKGKYDDYIEKYGNDYLSSATKLS, encoded by the coding sequence ATGATCATTATAAACGATTTAGCCATGAGTTATGATGCAAGAATACTATTTACCGATGTAAATTTGCATATTAAAAACAATAAAAGATATGGGTTAGTAGGTGCTAACGGAGCAGGTAAAACAACTTTTTTCAAAGTCTTAACTAAGGAAGAAGAACCGGCTTTCGGTGATATTAATATACCTAAAAACTCTAAAGTAGGTTGTTTAAAACAAGATCAATTTCTTTATGAAAATACTAAAATTATAGATACGGTAATAGCAGGGAATAAGGAGCTATGGAAAGCTTTACAGGAAAAAGAAGAGATATTAAGTCGGCAAGAATGTAGCGATGAAGATGGGTATAAGCTTGGTGAACTTGAACAGATAATATACGATAATGACGGTTATACCGCTGAAATTTTTGCGGCTAACTTACTGGTAGGTCTTGGAATAGCCGAAAAATATCATTACGAGCCACTTTCTGCGTTGTCGGGAGGTTATAAGTTACGTGTTTTACTTGCACAAAGTCTATTTAATAATCCCGATATTTTACTACTCGATGAACCGACAAACCACCTTGATATTATTTCAATATATTGGCTTGAGAATTATTTAAAAAACTCTTTTAAAGGAATATTAATTTTTATATCGCATGATTTAGCTTTTTTAAATAATGTTGCAACTGATATTTTAGACATAGATTATGGAGAAATAAAACCATATACGGGCAATTATGATAATTTTGTTCAAGAAAAGGAGATAATAGCGGCTCAAAAATTAAGCGAGCGAAATTTTTTAGAAAAGAAAATAGAAAATATGCAGGCTTGGGTTGATAAATTTAGAGCAGGGACAAGAGCAAGGCAAAGTGCTTCTAGAGAAAAACAGCTAGAGAAGATAGAATTACCGGATATACAAAAATCTTCAAGAATTAGCCCATTATTTAGATTTAAACAATTAAGGAATTCAGGAAAATTAGTATTAAAAATCGATCAAATAACTAAAAATTTTGAGGATAAGCAAATATTAAATAAAGTGAGCTTTAGTGTATCACGAGGAGAAAAAATTATTATTATCGGTGCAAACGGTATCGGGAAATCTACTTTGTTAAAAATCTTAATGAATAAAATATCAGCAGATCAAGGTAGCTATGAGTGGGGATATGAATCACAAATATCTTATTTTGTTCAAGACCATCATGAACTACTTAATGAAAATATTAGTATTATTAATTGGCTTAAAAAGCAATCTGAAAAGGAAACGGAAAATACTATTAGAAATACGCTTGGACAAGTATTATTTCGTAGTGATGAAGTAAATAAAAATATTTTGAGTTTAAGCGGAGGTGAGGGGGCAAGGTTATTACTTGCTAAAATGATGCTAGAAAAAAGCAATATTTTGGTTCTTGATGAACCGACAAACCACCTTGATATTGAGTCAAGAGAAGCTCTTAAAAAATCTCTAATCGATTTTGAGGGTACGGTAATATTAGTAACGCATGATCGTGATTTTGCAAAATCCATAGCAACAAGAATTATTGCTCTTTCCCATAGGAAAAATATTGTTGATTTTAAAGGTAAATATGATGATTATATTGAGAAATACGGTAATGATTATTTAAGTTCTGCTACGAAATTATCCTAG